In Arthrobacter sp. StoSoilB5, one genomic interval encodes:
- a CDS encoding mannitol dehydrogenase family protein yields the protein MLRPIVKPPIRIVHLGLGAFHRSHQAWYTQHAGDSAEWGIAAFTGRRPDAAAVLAEQDGLFTVVERSGTGDSFEVIGSIVEAVDGSDVGRLAELVAAPSTAVITLTITEAAYAAAAGDSPLARLVTALAARREAGAGPIAVVSCDNLADNGNVARQAVGALARAKDADLAAWIESKVSFVSTSVDRITPRTTGDDVAVVAEDCGYRDAAPVVTEPFHNWILSGDFPAGRPRWEDAGAVFVKDIEPYENRKLWLLNGAHSILAYAGLVRGHSTVAEALSDPLCRDAVEAFWDEAARHLPGDALGIPQYLQALVERFGNARIAHHLTQIGMDGTTKLRMRALPVLTAERAAGRPGDGAARMIAAWIAYVSSTADFQDPLSADIQATKTLDGEHRTAALLALLSPELGKDPAVVAQIHRLQGYIATAPTHV from the coding sequence ATGCTCCGGCCCATCGTGAAGCCGCCCATCCGCATTGTGCATCTGGGCCTTGGCGCGTTTCACCGCTCGCACCAGGCCTGGTACACGCAGCACGCTGGCGACTCTGCGGAGTGGGGGATCGCGGCCTTCACCGGACGCCGCCCCGACGCCGCAGCGGTTCTGGCGGAACAGGACGGACTGTTCACCGTGGTGGAACGGTCCGGCACCGGTGACTCGTTCGAGGTCATCGGCAGCATTGTGGAAGCTGTGGACGGCTCCGACGTCGGACGGCTGGCGGAGCTTGTGGCCGCACCGTCGACCGCGGTCATCACGCTCACTATTACGGAGGCCGCCTACGCGGCGGCGGCAGGCGATTCGCCGTTGGCCCGTTTGGTGACCGCGCTCGCTGCCCGGCGGGAGGCAGGCGCCGGACCAATCGCCGTCGTGAGTTGCGACAATCTGGCGGATAACGGCAACGTGGCCCGGCAGGCTGTTGGGGCCCTGGCCCGTGCCAAGGACGCCGACCTGGCCGCGTGGATCGAATCCAAAGTCAGCTTTGTCAGTACCTCGGTTGACCGCATCACTCCCCGAACGACTGGGGATGATGTTGCAGTGGTGGCTGAAGACTGCGGTTACCGGGACGCGGCGCCCGTGGTCACCGAGCCGTTCCACAACTGGATCCTCAGCGGAGACTTTCCGGCCGGCCGGCCTCGCTGGGAAGACGCTGGTGCGGTCTTCGTGAAGGACATCGAGCCCTATGAGAACCGGAAGCTCTGGCTCCTGAACGGCGCGCACTCGATCCTGGCTTATGCGGGGCTGGTCCGGGGCCATTCAACGGTAGCTGAGGCACTGTCCGACCCCCTGTGCAGGGACGCTGTGGAGGCGTTCTGGGATGAAGCTGCGCGGCACCTTCCCGGAGATGCGCTGGGAATCCCGCAGTACCTGCAGGCTCTGGTGGAACGCTTCGGCAACGCCAGGATCGCACACCATTTGACCCAGATCGGCATGGACGGAACCACCAAGCTGCGCATGCGTGCCTTGCCGGTCCTGACTGCCGAACGTGCCGCAGGGCGCCCCGGAGACGGTGCCGCCCGGATGATCGCCGCATGGATCGCGTACGTGTCCTCCACAGCGGATTTCCAGGACCCTCTCTCCGCAGACATCCAGGCAACGAAAACGCTCGACGGCGAACATCGCACCGCTGCGCTGCTGGCGCTGCTCAGCCCTGAGCTGGGCAAGGACCCCGCCGTTGTTGCGCAGATCCACCGGCTGCAGGGCTACATCGCCACCGCGCCCACCCACGTTTAG
- the manD gene encoding D-mannonate dehydratase ManD: MKIIAAEVFVTSPSRNFVTLRITTEDGVTGIGDATLNGRELAVAAYLKEHVAQLLIGKDPHRIEDTWQFLYRSSYWRRGPVTMAAIAAVDMALWDIKGKVANMPVYQLLGGASRNGLRAYGHASGSDIPSLFDSVREHLELGYKSIRIQTAVPGIKAVYGVAAQAQASGERYDYEPAGRGTFPLEEDWDTRAYLRHLPTVFEAVRNEFGPEIPLLHDGHHRMTPIQAAKLGKALEPYDLFWLEDCTPAENQEGLRLVRQHTTTPLAIGEIFNTVWDYQTLIKEQLIDYVRAASTHFGGISPLKKVMDFAAQYQIKSGFHGPTDISPVGFAAQLHVGLAIHNYGIQEYMQHSDKTNEVFQQSMTFKDGYLHPGDNPGIGVEFNEEAAAAYPYQQAYLPYNRLVDGTVHDW; the protein is encoded by the coding sequence ATGAAAATCATTGCCGCTGAAGTCTTCGTGACCAGCCCCTCCCGTAACTTCGTCACCTTGCGCATCACTACGGAGGACGGCGTGACGGGCATCGGCGACGCGACGCTGAATGGCCGGGAACTCGCCGTCGCTGCGTACCTGAAGGAGCATGTGGCGCAGCTGTTGATCGGCAAGGATCCGCACCGGATCGAGGACACGTGGCAGTTCCTGTACCGGAGCTCTTACTGGCGTCGTGGGCCTGTGACCATGGCGGCGATTGCCGCCGTGGATATGGCGTTGTGGGACATCAAGGGCAAAGTGGCCAATATGCCGGTGTACCAACTCCTGGGCGGCGCGTCGCGCAATGGGCTGCGCGCCTACGGCCACGCGTCGGGCTCGGACATTCCGTCGCTGTTCGACTCCGTCCGCGAGCACCTGGAGCTCGGTTACAAGTCCATCCGAATCCAGACCGCAGTTCCCGGCATCAAGGCCGTGTACGGTGTTGCCGCGCAGGCCCAGGCCTCCGGTGAACGTTACGACTACGAGCCCGCCGGCCGCGGTACCTTCCCCTTGGAAGAGGACTGGGACACCCGTGCCTACCTGCGGCACCTGCCCACTGTCTTTGAAGCCGTGCGCAACGAGTTTGGACCGGAAATCCCGCTGCTGCACGACGGCCATCACCGCATGACACCCATCCAGGCCGCCAAGCTTGGCAAGGCCTTGGAGCCGTATGACTTGTTCTGGTTGGAGGATTGCACGCCTGCCGAGAACCAGGAGGGCCTGCGCCTGGTCCGCCAGCACACCACCACGCCGCTGGCTATCGGTGAAATCTTCAACACCGTGTGGGATTACCAGACGCTCATCAAGGAGCAGCTGATCGACTACGTCCGCGCAGCCTCCACACACTTCGGCGGGATCTCACCCTTGAAGAAGGTCATGGACTTCGCAGCCCAGTACCAGATCAAGTCCGGATTCCACGGGCCCACTGACATCTCCCCGGTGGGCTTCGCCGCGCAGCTGCACGTTGGCCTGGCCATCCACAACTACGGCATCCAGGAATACATGCAGCACTCCGACAAGACCAACGAGGTCTTCCAGCAGTCCATGACCTTCAAGGACGGCTACCTGCACCCCGGTGATAACCCGGGTATCGGCGTCGAGTTCAACGAGGAAGCAGCCGCCGCCTACCCGTACCAGCAGGCATACCTGCCGTACAACCGACTCGTGGACGGTACTGTTCATGACTGGTAA
- a CDS encoding gluconokinase, with translation MTGKADVTGTADMTGDSGFAARGAHPHIVVMGVAGCGKSTVGAAVAERLGAEFLDGDSLHPQSNIDKMASGTPLDDEDRAPWLAEIGGRFTASNSALVIACSALKRAYRDIIRTGDPSVVFVHLQGTREILNERMNARPGHFMPASLLDSQLSTLEPLQADEAGLELDIDQPVEKILDGVVAALEGLAEAAAGPFLANPKATQFNEDDSAVE, from the coding sequence ATGACTGGTAAAGCGGACGTGACGGGTACAGCGGACATGACTGGTGATTCCGGTTTTGCGGCACGAGGCGCCCATCCGCACATTGTGGTGATGGGCGTGGCCGGCTGTGGCAAGAGCACTGTCGGCGCAGCCGTTGCTGAGCGTCTCGGAGCCGAATTCCTCGACGGCGATTCGCTGCACCCGCAATCGAACATCGACAAGATGGCTTCGGGTACTCCGCTGGACGATGAGGACCGCGCGCCTTGGCTGGCCGAGATCGGGGGGCGGTTCACGGCGTCGAACTCTGCCCTGGTGATTGCCTGCAGCGCGCTCAAGCGCGCCTACCGGGACATCATCCGCACCGGCGATCCGTCCGTGGTGTTCGTGCACCTGCAGGGGACGCGGGAGATACTGAATGAACGCATGAACGCCCGGCCTGGCCACTTCATGCCGGCGTCCTTGCTGGATTCGCAACTTTCAACGCTGGAGCCGTTGCAGGCCGATGAAGCCGGGTTGGAACTGGACATCGATCAACCCGTGGAGAAGATCTTGGACGGGGTAGTCGCAGCCCTCGAAGGCTTGGCCGAGGCGGCCGCCGGACCGTTCCTTGCGAACCCCAAGGCGACCCAGTTCAACGAGGACGATTCCGCCGTGGAGTGA
- a CDS encoding DUF433 domain-containing protein, translating to MYSFRDIVALRTFVRLRSELPLQRIRTAMGTLQDYDLTDHPSSYKLVTDRKTIFLVDEDGRDLVDLVKRRGQTLLLSMADVFEPFTNLQGQDVVDFRQPRTNIEVRERRMGGWPTIAGTRVRYDTVALLLEDGSVAPEDAHHYYPHVSAQAALDAADFEASVRERRLGH from the coding sequence ATGTACTCATTTCGCGACATTGTGGCGCTGCGTACGTTCGTCAGGCTTCGCAGTGAGCTTCCTCTGCAGCGCATCCGCACAGCTATGGGCACCCTCCAGGATTACGACCTTACTGACCACCCATCAAGCTACAAACTCGTGACGGACAGGAAGACAATCTTCCTTGTTGACGAGGATGGCCGGGACCTGGTCGATCTGGTGAAGCGACGCGGTCAAACTCTTCTGCTGTCGATGGCTGACGTCTTCGAGCCTTTCACTAACCTTCAAGGTCAAGACGTCGTTGATTTCCGTCAGCCCCGGACGAACATCGAAGTCCGCGAGCGGCGCATGGGGGGTTGGCCAACAATCGCAGGCACGAGAGTCAGATACGACACTGTTGCCCTGCTGCTGGAAGATGGATCCGTTGCGCCCGAGGATGCCCACCACTACTACCCGCACGTATCGGCGCAAGCCGCCTTGGACGCTGCGGACTTTGAGGCCTCAGTCCGGGAACGGCGGCTCGGACATTGA
- the chvE gene encoding multiple monosaccharide ABC transporter substrate-binding protein, which produces MLPRKESIVRLKKLLGAVAVVLTLTVGATGCGSRGGAAESSSTAKPSDSLVGISMPTQTSERWIADGANVEKSLKDLGYKTDLQFANDDIPTQVSQIENMLTKGAKALIIAAIDGTTLTDVLAKAKEQNVKVIAYDRLINGTPNVDYYTTFDNYTVGVQQATSLLTGLGLVDASGKKVDGKGPFNVELFAGSPDDNNANFFWTGAMDTLKPYLDAGTLKVPSGQTKFEQAAILRWQAPVAQKRMEDILTSAYSSGTKLDGVLSPYDGLSIGIISALTSTGGYSTGKLPVVTGQDAEKGSVKSIIAGEQYSTIFKDTRQLGAQAVKMVDAVLKGNEPETNDTKTYNNKVKVVPAFLLKSVIITKDNYKKELIDSGYYKESDVK; this is translated from the coding sequence ATGCTGCCGCGGAAGGAGAGCATCGTGAGATTAAAGAAACTCCTGGGCGCCGTAGCGGTTGTCCTTACCTTGACCGTGGGAGCCACGGGCTGCGGTAGCCGCGGAGGAGCTGCCGAATCCAGCAGCACCGCCAAGCCCAGCGATTCGCTGGTGGGCATTTCGATGCCGACACAGACGTCCGAGCGTTGGATTGCCGATGGCGCCAACGTTGAGAAGTCCTTGAAGGACCTTGGGTACAAGACCGACCTTCAGTTCGCCAACGATGACATCCCTACGCAGGTTTCCCAGATCGAGAACATGCTGACCAAGGGCGCCAAGGCCCTGATCATCGCAGCAATTGATGGCACCACGCTGACTGACGTCCTGGCCAAGGCCAAGGAACAGAACGTCAAGGTCATCGCCTACGACCGCCTCATCAACGGCACACCAAACGTTGATTACTACACCACCTTTGACAACTACACCGTTGGTGTCCAGCAGGCTACCTCGCTGCTCACCGGCCTGGGCTTGGTAGATGCAAGTGGCAAGAAGGTTGACGGCAAGGGCCCGTTCAACGTGGAGCTCTTCGCTGGAAGCCCGGATGACAACAACGCCAACTTCTTCTGGACTGGCGCAATGGACACGCTCAAGCCCTACTTGGACGCCGGCACCTTGAAGGTTCCCAGCGGCCAGACCAAGTTCGAACAAGCAGCCATCCTGCGCTGGCAGGCACCTGTGGCGCAGAAGCGCATGGAAGATATCCTGACCTCCGCTTACAGCTCCGGCACCAAGCTGGACGGCGTGCTCTCCCCGTATGACGGCCTTTCCATCGGCATCATCTCGGCCCTGACCAGCACTGGCGGCTACTCCACCGGTAAGCTGCCGGTTGTGACCGGCCAGGACGCCGAGAAGGGCTCAGTGAAGTCCATCATCGCCGGCGAGCAGTACTCGACGATTTTCAAGGACACCCGCCAACTCGGTGCACAGGCCGTGAAGATGGTTGACGCCGTACTCAAGGGCAATGAACCGGAAACCAACGACACCAAGACCTACAACAACAAGGTCAAGGTTGTTCCGGCCTTCCTCCTGAAGTCCGTCATTATCACCAAGGACAACTACAAGAAGGAACTCATCGACTCGGGCTATTACAAGGAATCCGACGTCAAGTAA
- the mmsA gene encoding multiple monosaccharide ABC transporter ATP-binding protein — protein MNVPILQMRGITKTFPGVKALQDVTLDVNRGEVHAICGENGAGKSTLMKVLSGVYPHNSFDGDILFENEPCEFNSISDSEKRGIVIIHQELALSPYLSIAENIYLGNELANNGWVDWRKTNLEAAKLLARVGLSENPVTPIQHISVGKQQLVEIAKALSKEVKLLILDEPTAALNDEDSDHLLDLILHLKGQGVTSIIISHKLNEIRKVADAVTIIRDGKSIETLRLDQGQITQERIIRGMVGRDLESLYPDRTPNIGEEVLRIEDWTVQHPQDHSRIVVHNANLNVRKGEVVGLAGLMGAGRTELAMSVFGRTYGRAVSGKVYKYGEEINTSTVSDAIDHGIAYATEDRKHYGLNLIEDIKRNISMAALNKLAKRGWVDGNKETTVANHYRKSMNIKAPSVAAITGKLSGGNQQKVVLSKWMFSDPDVLILDEPTRGIDVGAKFEIYTIINELAAAGKAVIVISSELPELLGICDRIYTLSAGHITGEVPIAEATQETLMHFMTQEKE, from the coding sequence ATGAACGTACCCATTCTTCAAATGCGAGGAATCACCAAGACCTTCCCCGGGGTCAAGGCCCTTCAGGACGTCACCCTGGATGTAAACCGCGGCGAAGTCCACGCCATCTGCGGAGAGAACGGCGCCGGGAAATCCACCCTGATGAAGGTGTTGTCCGGCGTGTACCCGCACAACTCCTTTGACGGCGACATCCTCTTTGAGAACGAACCCTGCGAATTCAACAGCATCTCGGACAGCGAGAAGCGCGGGATTGTGATCATCCACCAGGAGTTGGCCCTTAGCCCGTACCTTTCCATCGCGGAGAACATCTACCTTGGTAACGAACTGGCAAACAATGGCTGGGTGGATTGGCGAAAAACCAACCTCGAGGCCGCCAAACTGCTTGCCCGTGTGGGATTGAGCGAAAACCCCGTCACGCCCATCCAGCACATCAGTGTTGGCAAGCAGCAGTTGGTGGAGATTGCCAAGGCGCTTTCCAAGGAGGTGAAGCTCCTCATCCTGGATGAGCCAACCGCTGCTCTGAACGATGAAGACTCGGACCACCTGCTGGACCTCATCCTGCACCTCAAAGGCCAAGGCGTCACCAGCATCATCATCAGCCACAAACTCAACGAGATCCGCAAGGTGGCTGACGCCGTCACCATCATCCGCGATGGCAAGTCCATCGAGACCCTTCGGCTGGACCAGGGCCAGATCACCCAGGAGCGCATCATCCGCGGCATGGTGGGACGCGATCTCGAAAGCCTCTATCCGGACCGGACCCCGAACATCGGCGAGGAAGTCCTGCGCATTGAAGACTGGACGGTGCAGCACCCCCAGGACCACAGCCGGATTGTGGTGCACAACGCCAACCTGAATGTGCGCAAGGGCGAAGTGGTGGGCCTGGCTGGCCTGATGGGCGCTGGCCGTACCGAGCTGGCCATGAGCGTGTTCGGCCGGACGTACGGACGCGCCGTTTCGGGCAAGGTCTATAAGTACGGCGAAGAGATCAACACTTCCACTGTTTCCGACGCGATCGACCATGGCATTGCCTATGCCACCGAGGACCGCAAGCACTATGGCCTGAACCTGATTGAGGACATCAAGCGCAACATCTCCATGGCGGCGCTGAACAAACTGGCCAAACGCGGCTGGGTTGATGGCAACAAGGAGACCACCGTTGCCAACCATTACCGGAAGAGCATGAACATCAAGGCGCCGTCAGTGGCAGCCATCACCGGCAAGCTCTCGGGCGGCAACCAGCAGAAGGTCGTGCTGAGCAAGTGGATGTTCTCGGATCCGGACGTTCTGATCCTGGATGAACCGACCCGGGGCATCGATGTCGGCGCCAAGTTCGAGATTTACACGATCATCAATGAGCTGGCAGCCGCCGGGAAAGCCGTCATCGTCATCTCCTCGGAGCTACCGGAGCTCCTGGGCATTTGCGACAGGATCTACACGCTGTCCGCAGGTCACATCACTGGCGAGGTCCCCATCGCCGAGGCCACCCAGGAAACACTCATGCACTTCATGACTCAAGAGAAGGAATAG
- the mmsB gene encoding multiple monosaccharide ABC transporter permease, whose protein sequence is MSALRESLGFLTSRLRQVGIFVALILIVILFQVLTNGILLEPQNVSNLVVQNSYILILAIGMVMVIIAGHIDLSVGSIAGFIGAVAGVMIVHWGWAWWLAIPACLLVGALVGAWQGYWIAYVGIPAFIVTLAGMLIFRGLTLITLKNQQITPFPNELRALGGGFLPDISGGTSVLEWLTVILGVGGTAAILFQAIKERRVRRKFNLENEPMAWFAVKNGFIAVLMLIITFLLASYRGTPIVLIVLAVLVILYSALMNNSIFGRHTYAIGGNLHAAELSGIKTKKVTFRLFVNMGVLAALAGLVFTARLNSAQPAGGTGFELDSIAAAFIGGAAVQGGIGTVAGAMIGGLIMGVLNNGMSILGLGTDYQQLIKGLVLLLAVGFDIFNKNRTGAGGGSSIGRRFKWKTTPPATEATKPAATEPVRVDAK, encoded by the coding sequence ATGTCCGCCCTACGAGAATCCCTTGGCTTCCTCACAAGCCGCCTCCGCCAGGTTGGCATCTTCGTCGCCCTGATCCTGATCGTTATCCTTTTCCAGGTCCTGACCAACGGCATCCTGCTCGAACCCCAGAACGTCAGCAACCTGGTGGTCCAGAACAGCTACATCCTAATCCTTGCCATAGGCATGGTGATGGTTATCATCGCCGGCCACATCGATCTCTCCGTCGGATCCATCGCCGGGTTCATCGGTGCTGTTGCCGGTGTGATGATCGTGCACTGGGGCTGGGCGTGGTGGCTGGCCATCCCGGCCTGTCTCCTGGTAGGTGCCTTGGTGGGTGCCTGGCAGGGCTACTGGATTGCCTACGTGGGCATTCCCGCCTTCATCGTCACCCTGGCCGGTATGCTCATCTTCCGCGGCCTGACGCTGATCACGCTGAAGAACCAGCAGATCACCCCGTTCCCCAACGAGTTGCGGGCGCTCGGTGGCGGCTTCCTCCCGGATATTTCCGGCGGCACATCCGTACTGGAATGGCTGACGGTCATTCTTGGTGTGGGCGGCACGGCAGCCATTCTCTTCCAGGCCATCAAGGAACGCCGGGTCCGGCGCAAGTTCAACCTGGAGAATGAGCCGATGGCGTGGTTTGCCGTCAAGAATGGCTTCATCGCTGTGCTAATGCTCATCATCACGTTCCTGCTGGCCAGCTATCGTGGAACGCCGATCGTGCTGATCGTGCTGGCAGTCCTCGTGATCCTCTACTCGGCTTTGATGAACAACAGCATCTTCGGGCGCCACACTTACGCCATTGGTGGCAACCTCCATGCAGCAGAACTCTCCGGCATCAAGACCAAGAAGGTAACCTTCCGGCTGTTCGTCAACATGGGCGTCCTCGCCGCGTTGGCTGGCTTGGTGTTCACGGCACGACTGAACTCGGCCCAGCCCGCAGGCGGTACCGGCTTTGAACTGGACTCCATTGCGGCCGCCTTCATCGGTGGCGCGGCCGTCCAAGGCGGCATCGGTACCGTTGCGGGAGCAATGATCGGTGGCCTCATCATGGGTGTCCTGAACAACGGCATGTCCATCCTGGGCCTTGGGACCGACTACCAGCAGCTCATCAAGGGCCTGGTTCTCCTCCTTGCAGTAGGCTTCGATATCTTCAACAAGAACCGGACCGGTGCCGGTGGAGGATCATCCATCGGCCGCCGCTTCAAGTGGAAGACCACGCCTCCCGCTACCGAAGCTACGAAACCTGCCGCGACAGAGCCTGTGCGGGTCGACGCGAAGTAG
- a CDS encoding LacI family DNA-binding transcriptional regulator produces the protein MGDVAKLAGVSHQTVSRVLNNHPNVSGKTKERVESAIASLGYRRNTAARSLVTRRSRTIGVLACETGQYGPANTLLGVEQAGREAGYFVSIANLREVTGESINDAIAHFRNQSVEGVVILVPHPDVLAALSDVSVPFPVVAVGAGTGTQLTGASLNQRLGARLAVEHLIGLGHRHIGHISGPPHWIDAAERIKGWREALASAGLEADVLLQGAWDAASGYQAGLELIEQRSHDEKPAVTAVFVANDQMAVGVLRALQEANLRVPVDISVVGYDDQPEAAFFLPPLTTIKQDFEELGRRCMSAVLHQLESDGGNEEQIVNPRLVIRSTTAPPTPPAAL, from the coding sequence ATGGGGGACGTAGCCAAGTTGGCTGGGGTCTCGCACCAGACCGTTTCCCGTGTCCTGAACAACCACCCGAACGTCAGCGGGAAGACCAAGGAACGCGTGGAATCGGCCATCGCCAGCCTGGGCTACCGGCGCAATACAGCAGCGCGCAGCTTGGTGACGCGACGTTCCCGGACGATCGGCGTGCTGGCCTGCGAAACCGGCCAGTACGGACCAGCGAATACCTTGCTGGGAGTCGAGCAGGCAGGAAGGGAAGCAGGCTATTTCGTCAGCATCGCCAATCTCCGCGAGGTGACGGGCGAGAGCATCAACGATGCGATCGCGCACTTCCGCAACCAGTCCGTGGAGGGGGTGGTCATCCTTGTCCCGCATCCGGATGTCCTCGCTGCTTTAAGTGACGTCAGCGTTCCCTTTCCCGTGGTCGCCGTTGGTGCAGGAACGGGAACACAACTGACGGGCGCTTCACTGAACCAGCGTTTGGGAGCGCGGCTGGCAGTGGAGCATCTCATCGGGCTTGGTCACCGCCACATTGGGCATATTTCCGGGCCACCGCATTGGATTGACGCCGCGGAGCGAATCAAGGGATGGCGGGAGGCACTCGCCAGTGCTGGCCTGGAGGCCGACGTCCTCCTTCAAGGGGCATGGGACGCCGCGTCCGGGTACCAGGCCGGGTTGGAGCTCATTGAGCAACGCAGCCACGACGAAAAGCCCGCCGTTACCGCCGTCTTTGTCGCGAACGACCAAATGGCCGTTGGCGTCCTTCGCGCCCTCCAGGAAGCCAATCTGCGGGTGCCTGTCGACATCAGCGTGGTTGGCTATGACGACCAGCCTGAAGCCGCGTTCTTCCTGCCTCCGCTGACTACCATCAAACAGGACTTTGAAGAGCTCGGCCGCCGTTGCATGTCCGCAGTACTCCACCAGCTGGAAAGCGATGGCGGCAATGAGGAGCAGATCGTCAATCCCCGTCTGGTGATCCGCTCGACTACGGCGCCGCCAACTCCACCTGCCGCGTTGTAG
- a CDS encoding maleylpyruvate isomerase family mycothiol-dependent enzyme — protein sequence MVARHDLATDPGLQEELLQARRGTAFFARKLNELTDAELDAGTRLPGWTRRHVVAHVGYNARAIARLVEWAATGVETPMYASPEARNQEINFGATLSPIALRNLFDHSAVHLSVEWRDLPDANWANDVRTAQGRTVPASETVWMRTREVWIHAVDLDNGATFNDIPAPVLERLLKDITGAWKTRGTDAGLLVKVMGTAGNGAGLTFGDTTAADPTIITGALPAVVEWAAGRGNSGVTAAGPGAPTQEVPAAPAWI from the coding sequence ATGGTCGCCCGCCACGACCTCGCCACCGATCCGGGCCTGCAGGAAGAACTCCTGCAGGCCCGGCGCGGCACCGCGTTCTTCGCCCGCAAACTCAACGAACTCACCGACGCAGAGCTCGACGCCGGCACCCGCCTCCCGGGCTGGACCCGCCGCCACGTAGTAGCACACGTGGGCTACAACGCTCGCGCGATCGCCCGGCTCGTGGAATGGGCTGCCACCGGCGTGGAGACGCCCATGTATGCCTCCCCCGAGGCGCGAAACCAGGAAATCAACTTCGGCGCCACCCTGTCCCCGATTGCGTTGCGGAACCTCTTCGACCACTCCGCCGTGCACCTGTCCGTGGAATGGCGCGACCTCCCCGACGCGAACTGGGCCAACGACGTCCGCACAGCCCAAGGCCGGACCGTCCCGGCCTCGGAAACAGTCTGGATGCGCACCCGCGAAGTGTGGATCCACGCCGTGGACCTGGACAACGGAGCCACATTCAACGACATCCCAGCACCCGTCCTCGAACGTCTGCTCAAAGACATCACCGGCGCTTGGAAAACCCGCGGCACGGATGCGGGGCTTCTGGTCAAAGTCATGGGCACTGCCGGGAACGGCGCCGGGCTCACGTTCGGCGACACCACCGCTGCAGACCCGACGATCATCACGGGAGCCCTGCCCGCCGTCGTCGAATGGGCCGCGGGCCGCGGCAACAGCGGCGTCACTGCCGCCGGACCGGGCGCCCCGACGCAGGAAGTCCCGGCCGCGCCGGCTTGGATCTAA
- a CDS encoding fumarylacetoacetate hydrolase family protein: protein MRLLTLRTETAAGKGTVAVRQDGDTLTEIDGFADVGALLADPAWEEKATAANGATHALDGADLAAVVPAPGKIICVGHNYRNHIKEMGREIPEYPTLFAKYQESLIGPNDDLALPQESDTVDWEAELAVIIGKKGRRIAEADAKDHIAGYAVLNDISMRDYQFRTIQWLQGKTWENSTPFGPALVTKDEFTAGPLMTSAVDGEIQQSTPTGDLVFTPEFLVSYISTIITLNPGDVIATGTPGGVGHAQDPKRYLQEGQLLVTTIEGLGQLSNRVVKEA, encoded by the coding sequence ATGAGACTCCTCACCCTCCGCACCGAAACCGCCGCTGGCAAAGGCACCGTAGCTGTCCGCCAGGACGGCGACACCCTCACCGAGATCGACGGTTTCGCCGACGTCGGCGCGCTGCTGGCCGACCCCGCCTGGGAAGAAAAAGCCACGGCTGCCAACGGCGCAACGCATGCCCTCGACGGCGCGGACCTCGCCGCCGTCGTGCCCGCACCGGGGAAGATCATCTGCGTGGGCCACAACTACCGCAACCACATCAAGGAAATGGGCCGGGAGATTCCCGAGTACCCCACCTTGTTCGCCAAATACCAGGAATCGCTGATTGGCCCGAATGATGACCTCGCCCTGCCGCAGGAATCGGACACCGTGGACTGGGAAGCCGAACTCGCCGTGATCATCGGCAAAAAGGGCCGGCGGATCGCCGAGGCAGACGCGAAAGACCACATCGCCGGGTACGCGGTCCTGAACGACATCTCCATGCGCGACTACCAGTTCCGCACCATCCAGTGGCTGCAAGGCAAGACGTGGGAGAACTCGACCCCGTTCGGCCCGGCCCTGGTCACCAAGGACGAATTCACCGCCGGCCCGCTCATGACCTCCGCGGTGGACGGGGAAATCCAGCAGTCCACCCCCACCGGAGACCTCGTCTTCACCCCGGAATTCCTGGTCTCCTACATCTCCACCATCATCACGCTCAACCCGGGTGATGTGATCGCGACCGGTACCCCCGGCGGCGTCGGCCACGCCCAGGACCCCAAGCGGTACCTGCAGGAAGGCCAACTCCTGGTCACAACCATCGAGGGACTGGGCCAGCTGAGCAACCGCGTGGTCAAGGAAGCCTGA